In Spirosoma aureum, a single genomic region encodes these proteins:
- a CDS encoding TonB-dependent receptor, whose amino-acid sequence MRLGLCGLISFLFFCHCIQGQNPSRRATISGYVREIGSQEALIGVNVYVPGTTTGTTTNTYGFYSLTLPMQDSLRLAYSFVGYETVLRTSQLRTSQTINMDLTPGQALAEVDVKAGPRGEKVSESAQMSTIDIPIAQVKKIPAFLGEKDVLKVIQLMPGVQKGSEGQTGIYVRGGGPDQNLVILDDAIVYNASHLFGFFSVFNGDAIKSVELIKGGFPARFGGRLSSVIELNLKDGNREKLHGEGGIGLIASRLTLEGPLTRSKKTGQRSGSFLLSGRRTYLDILAAPLINAETRGQTKIGYYFYDLNAKANYDLGAKDKLYLSGYFGRDKFHSRDKVENSDTDLSWGNATGTLRWNHLFNQKLFSNTSLIFSDYKFQIASVERGTTDNQLYSLQYNSGIRDFSLKYDLDYYPSPDHSVRAGLQSTYHRFTPSAVVLQNSAISQLTSNVSTIDVVESGVYAEDTWRPSSRWRVNGGLRLSYFKQKDVGYFRPEPRLSGAFMIKPDLSVKASYALMNQYVHLLSNTGIGLPTDLWVPTTDRVKPQQSQQVAVGVAKDFVDKGLTLTVEGYYKDMNNIINYKEGASFLLINDPTSANSVRWEDNVTAGRGWSYGAEFLLQKKVGRFSGWAGYTLSWTQWQFAELNNGQSFYPRYDRRHDISLVGIYELNKRITLSATWVYGTGNALTMPLSRYNADRPGMSFSSVDGGSGLIQGLFQNGRIVEDYGNQKNSFRAEAYHRFDVSIQFHKQKKHHERTWEVSFYNLYNRRNPYFYRLEAVNSTATDPGRTALFRYSVFPIVPSVSYNFKF is encoded by the coding sequence ATGCGTTTAGGTCTATGTGGTCTGATAAGCTTTTTATTTTTTTGCCATTGTATACAGGGGCAGAATCCGTCCAGGCGAGCTACGATTAGCGGTTATGTTCGCGAAATTGGTAGCCAGGAGGCTCTGATTGGCGTAAATGTGTATGTGCCCGGCACAACGACCGGTACAACGACCAATACTTACGGTTTCTATTCACTGACGTTGCCTATGCAGGACAGCCTGCGGTTAGCGTATTCGTTTGTTGGTTACGAAACGGTTCTACGTACGAGCCAATTGCGGACCAGCCAGACGATAAACATGGATTTGACGCCGGGGCAGGCACTGGCGGAGGTTGATGTGAAGGCCGGGCCAAGAGGTGAAAAAGTCAGTGAGAGCGCGCAGATGAGTACGATTGACATACCCATAGCGCAAGTCAAGAAGATTCCGGCCTTTCTGGGCGAGAAAGACGTATTGAAAGTAATACAATTGATGCCGGGTGTACAGAAAGGTTCGGAAGGGCAAACCGGTATTTATGTACGTGGCGGTGGACCAGACCAGAATCTGGTTATACTGGATGATGCGATTGTTTATAATGCCAGCCATTTGTTCGGCTTTTTCTCCGTGTTCAATGGGGACGCTATCAAAAGTGTCGAATTAATAAAAGGCGGCTTTCCTGCTCGCTTCGGCGGACGATTATCGTCGGTTATTGAGCTGAACCTAAAAGATGGTAACCGCGAAAAACTCCACGGCGAAGGCGGTATTGGGCTTATTGCCTCAAGACTTACCCTCGAAGGGCCATTAACGAGAAGTAAAAAAACGGGCCAGCGTTCGGGATCGTTTCTGCTATCGGGTCGTCGTACCTACCTGGATATTCTGGCCGCTCCACTGATCAATGCCGAAACGCGGGGACAAACCAAAATTGGGTATTATTTCTATGACCTTAATGCCAAGGCCAACTATGATCTTGGAGCTAAAGACAAGCTTTATCTGAGTGGCTATTTTGGCCGCGACAAATTTCATTCCCGCGATAAAGTAGAAAATTCAGATACCGATTTAAGCTGGGGTAATGCCACCGGGACGCTGCGCTGGAACCACCTGTTCAATCAGAAGCTATTTTCAAATACTTCATTGATTTTCAGTGATTACAAGTTTCAAATTGCCTCTGTAGAGCGCGGCACCACCGACAACCAGCTTTATTCGCTCCAGTATAATTCCGGTATCCGTGATTTTTCTCTGAAATATGATCTGGATTATTACCCATCGCCCGACCATTCGGTAAGGGCAGGCCTACAAAGTACCTACCACCGATTTACACCCAGCGCGGTTGTTTTGCAGAACTCCGCCATCAGCCAGTTGACTAGTAATGTCAGTACAATCGATGTTGTTGAGTCGGGTGTTTATGCAGAGGATACCTGGCGTCCGTCCAGCCGTTGGCGCGTGAATGGCGGGTTACGATTAAGTTATTTCAAGCAGAAAGATGTTGGCTATTTTCGGCCGGAGCCTCGATTGTCTGGCGCTTTTATGATTAAACCTGATCTGTCGGTCAAGGCATCGTATGCGCTCATGAATCAGTACGTTCATTTGCTGTCGAATACGGGTATTGGGTTACCTACAGACTTGTGGGTGCCAACTACCGATCGCGTAAAGCCCCAGCAATCGCAACAGGTAGCCGTAGGTGTTGCCAAAGATTTTGTCGATAAGGGGTTAACGTTAACGGTGGAAGGCTATTACAAGGACATGAACAACATCATTAATTATAAAGAAGGCGCTAGTTTTCTGTTAATTAATGATCCGACTTCGGCAAACAGCGTTCGTTGGGAAGACAACGTTACGGCTGGGCGGGGTTGGTCCTATGGCGCTGAGTTTCTGTTGCAAAAGAAAGTGGGCCGTTTTTCGGGCTGGGCGGGTTATACACTCTCGTGGACGCAGTGGCAATTTGCCGAGCTAAACAACGGCCAATCCTTTTATCCGCGCTATGATCGGCGGCACGATATTTCGTTGGTTGGCATCTATGAACTAAATAAGCGTATTACCTTGTCGGCTACCTGGGTCTATGGTACGGGCAACGCTCTGACAATGCCACTTAGCCGATACAATGCCGACCGGCCAGGCATGTCGTTTTCGTCTGTAGATGGCGGAAGTGGCCTGATTCAGGGCCTTTTCCAGAATGGGCGTATTGTCGAAGATTATGGTAATCAGAAGAATAGTTTCCGGGCCGAAGCCTATCACCGATTCGATGTAAGCATACAGTTTCATAAGCAGAAGAAACATCACGAACGGACCTGGGAGGTCAGCTTTTATAATCTCTACAATCGTCGGAACCCGTATTTCTACCGGCTTGAAGCCGTGAACTCAACGGCAACCGACCCAGGCCGTACGGCTTTGTTCCGATATTCTGTTTTTCCAATTGTTCCATCTGTCAGTTACAATTTTAAATTCTGA
- a CDS encoding DUF4249 domain-containing protein — protein sequence MKVILFLIGLLLTTSLFWGCGSLRNEVDPGELGAETAKLVVSSFLSPQDSLLTVKLTRSRTVVGDSIGGSIDGENVMDATVTLSDGSRSVGLRYKADNQPYYSVAAKQLPIVVGKAYTLTVQTPKGERATSTCTIPGPVSVSAVTFDSLASGRNQRYFVQPRWKDPVGQANYYQAAGVFLFVVKNQVEFSNLSFDDDNRGLFSDTGIDGNAMITGRAYLNGSTLSTSDQSVGFFKQYKTASVTINLFSVEQSYYQYWSAVLRQRRVRNNPFAEPVLIPSNIQGGLGCFAGYNNATFLLKLK from the coding sequence ATGAAGGTTATCCTATTTTTGATTGGTCTACTACTCACTACGTCTCTTTTCTGGGGATGCGGTAGTCTGCGGAATGAAGTTGATCCGGGCGAATTAGGTGCCGAAACGGCTAAACTGGTCGTTAGTAGTTTCTTATCACCACAAGATTCTCTATTAACGGTAAAGCTAACACGCTCCCGCACTGTCGTGGGCGATAGTATTGGCGGATCGATCGACGGTGAGAACGTTATGGACGCTACCGTTACGCTGTCGGATGGGAGTCGATCGGTTGGCCTACGTTATAAAGCAGATAATCAGCCTTATTATAGTGTAGCTGCCAAACAATTGCCTATTGTAGTAGGGAAGGCCTATACGCTTACGGTTCAAACGCCTAAAGGTGAACGAGCGACGAGCACTTGTACTATACCTGGACCAGTTAGCGTAAGTGCGGTAACTTTTGACTCGCTGGCAAGTGGTAGAAATCAGCGTTATTTTGTGCAGCCTCGATGGAAGGACCCAGTTGGACAGGCTAATTATTATCAGGCTGCAGGCGTTTTTCTGTTTGTTGTAAAAAACCAGGTGGAGTTCAGTAATCTGTCGTTTGACGATGATAATCGAGGTTTGTTCTCAGATACTGGAATTGATGGCAATGCGATGATTACCGGAAGAGCTTATCTTAATGGATCGACTTTGTCGACGAGCGATCAGTCTGTAGGCTTTTTCAAGCAATATAAAACAGCTTCGGTAACCATCAATTTATTTAGTGTAGAGCAATCGTATTACCAATATTGGTCAGCCGTGCTGCGCCAAAGACGGGTACGTAATAATCCTTTTGCAGAACCGGTGCTGATTCCCAGTAATATACAGGGCGGATTGGGTTGTTTTGCCGGTTATAATAATGCAACATTTTTGCTTAAACTGAAGTAG
- a CDS encoding proline dehydrogenase family protein, which translates to MSNRSNVMPETVERFNGSFQAGPRTSQLKPVSFEDTSIAFSSQSNFKLRKTYWLFALMNQGWLVNLGTFFIKIALRLHLPIKFLIKNTIFEQFCGGESIQDSEKTIKHLHDVHVGTILDYSVEGEENEKSFDETTLEILRTIERASKSDDIPFSVFKITGLASTDLLEAVQIGDSLNKEQKTQFDQVLNRVNTLCRRAYERNVRVFIDAEESWIQDTIDTLAYEMMDRYNHERPVVYNTYQMYRWESLDRLRRDVNEAHAKGYFLGAKLVRGAYLEKERLRSHEEEYQDPIQATKEDTDRDFNAAIDFCLENRDIVSFCLGTHNEYSCEYCIQQMKRLGIEPGDPHIYFAQLLGMSDNISYNLANAGYNVAKYVPYGPVEAVMPYLFRRADENKSIAGQSSREFTLVSDELKRRKGCN; encoded by the coding sequence ATGTCGAACCGAAGTAATGTAATGCCGGAGACCGTCGAACGGTTCAATGGTTCATTTCAGGCTGGGCCGCGTACGAGCCAACTAAAGCCTGTCTCTTTCGAGGACACTTCGATTGCTTTTTCTTCCCAGTCGAATTTCAAACTACGAAAGACTTACTGGTTATTTGCGTTGATGAATCAGGGATGGCTGGTAAATTTAGGGACTTTTTTTATAAAGATTGCCCTACGCCTTCATCTCCCCATCAAATTCCTCATTAAAAATACGATTTTTGAACAGTTCTGCGGAGGGGAAAGTATTCAGGATTCTGAAAAAACCATCAAGCACCTGCACGACGTTCATGTCGGAACAATCCTTGACTATTCGGTTGAAGGTGAGGAGAACGAAAAAAGTTTCGATGAAACAACACTCGAAATTCTGCGCACAATTGAGCGGGCCAGCAAATCGGATGATATTCCATTTTCTGTTTTCAAAATAACGGGCCTTGCTTCGACCGATCTCCTTGAAGCTGTTCAAATCGGCGATTCGCTCAATAAAGAACAAAAAACGCAGTTCGATCAGGTTTTAAATCGCGTCAATACTCTTTGCCGACGGGCCTACGAACGTAATGTTCGTGTTTTCATTGATGCCGAAGAAAGCTGGATTCAGGATACGATCGATACACTGGCGTATGAGATGATGGATCGTTATAATCATGAGCGGCCAGTCGTTTATAATACGTATCAGATGTATCGCTGGGAGAGTCTGGATCGTCTTCGTCGTGATGTTAACGAAGCCCATGCTAAAGGCTATTTCCTTGGAGCTAAATTAGTTCGGGGCGCGTATCTGGAAAAAGAACGGCTTCGTTCACACGAAGAGGAATATCAAGACCCAATTCAGGCTACGAAAGAAGATACAGATCGGGATTTTAATGCAGCGATTGACTTTTGTCTGGAGAATCGGGATATTGTGTCATTCTGTTTAGGAACCCACAACGAATACAGTTGCGAGTATTGTATTCAGCAGATGAAGCGGTTAGGTATTGAACCGGGTGATCCGCACATTTATTTCGCGCAATTACTCGGAATGAGTGATAATATATCCTATAACCTTGCCAATGCGGGTTACAATGTGGCCAAGTATGTGCCTTATGGACCCGTTGAAGCTGTAATGCCTTACCTGTTCCGTCGGGCCGATGAAAATAAATCCATCGCCGGGCAGAGTAGCCGGGAGTTTACGCTGGTTAGTGATGAATTGAAACGCCGTAAAGGTTGTAATTGA
- a CDS encoding chorismate mutase codes for MKVELAVEPLGSWIETNGKPLIIAGPCSAETEDQLVETARQLKELGAVHVIRAGVWKPRTRPGSFEGMGEAALPWIQRAKAETGLPFAVEVATPEHIELALKYGVDILWVGARTTVNPFNVQEIADALRGVDVPVLVKNPVNPDLALWVGAFERLAGAGIKKLGAIHRGFATGEASKYRNVPMWQMAIELKSIFPQLPIIGDPSHMAGKRAYLNELAQMAMDLNYDGLIVESHIDPDKAWSDAAQQLTPAAFGEMLDHLQIRQVESQNLEFQGFMEQSRRSIDNVDRQIVEMLAARMALVERLAEYKRDNNVTLFQPDRWKEILKTRTDLGQKLGLYPELVEEIYKIIHMESIRKQTEIIHSAVQGV; via the coding sequence ATGAAAGTAGAATTAGCCGTAGAACCGCTTGGATCGTGGATTGAGACCAACGGCAAGCCCCTGATCATCGCTGGCCCATGCAGCGCCGAGACCGAAGATCAGTTAGTTGAAACCGCCCGCCAGTTAAAAGAACTAGGGGCCGTTCACGTCATTCGAGCTGGCGTTTGGAAGCCTCGTACCCGGCCGGGCAGTTTTGAAGGTATGGGCGAAGCTGCTCTACCCTGGATTCAGCGGGCCAAAGCCGAAACGGGTTTACCCTTTGCGGTTGAGGTAGCCACGCCTGAGCACATCGAACTGGCTCTGAAATATGGCGTTGACATTCTGTGGGTAGGTGCCCGCACAACGGTTAACCCATTCAATGTGCAGGAAATCGCCGATGCGCTGCGTGGTGTTGACGTACCTGTATTAGTGAAAAATCCGGTTAATCCGGATCTGGCGCTATGGGTAGGCGCTTTTGAGCGTCTGGCAGGAGCAGGCATTAAAAAACTGGGCGCTATACACCGTGGATTTGCTACGGGTGAAGCCAGCAAATATCGGAACGTGCCCATGTGGCAAATGGCGATCGAGCTGAAGTCCATTTTCCCACAATTGCCCATTATCGGCGATCCGAGCCACATGGCGGGTAAACGGGCTTATCTGAACGAGTTAGCTCAGATGGCAATGGACCTCAACTACGACGGTCTGATTGTTGAGTCACACATCGATCCGGATAAAGCATGGAGTGATGCGGCTCAACAGTTAACACCAGCAGCTTTTGGTGAGATGCTCGATCATCTGCAAATTCGCCAGGTTGAATCACAAAACCTTGAATTTCAAGGTTTCATGGAGCAATCACGGCGCAGCATTGATAACGTAGATCGGCAGATTGTTGAAATGCTGGCAGCTCGCATGGCTCTCGTTGAGCGACTGGCAGAGTATAAGCGCGACAATAATGTGACCTTATTTCAGCCTGATCGCTGGAAAGAAATTTTGAAAACCCGTACTGATTTAGGGCAAAAGCTGGGTTTATATCCTGAGCTTGTGGAAGAAATTTACAAAATCATCCACATGGAATCGATCCGGAAACAGACCGAAATCATCCATAGCGCTGTTCAGGGCGTCTAG
- a CDS encoding lipoprotein signal peptidase has protein sequence MIKKSPLKFFLLTLILIAIDQGVKLAVHFYMAPGFAGQIKLVGDWLKLHYVLNPGMAFGMQLGYEYGKLLLSVFRLFAMVGIGYYLVHLAHRGAPNGLLWAMAMILAGAVGNVIDSTFYGVFLNNAPYGSPTPWFHGQVIDMVFIDVWEGFIPEWVPVWGGQYYSTPIFNIADSCIFIGVCLILLFQRRFFGGHTIEDGLLPISGPDATQAEVLPMSELADDEQHEHQSNDVDEPSAATDKEDELKASASPESSESVISEEQKDRD, from the coding sequence ATGATTAAGAAAAGTCCCCTAAAATTTTTTCTGCTCACCCTGATTCTGATTGCCATTGACCAGGGTGTGAAATTAGCCGTTCATTTTTATATGGCTCCTGGCTTTGCCGGGCAAATAAAACTGGTTGGAGACTGGCTCAAATTGCATTATGTATTGAATCCAGGCATGGCGTTTGGCATGCAATTGGGATATGAATACGGCAAATTACTGCTAAGCGTATTCCGACTTTTTGCCATGGTTGGTATCGGTTATTATTTGGTTCATCTGGCACACCGAGGAGCACCGAATGGTTTACTATGGGCAATGGCAATGATTTTGGCCGGCGCAGTTGGCAATGTCATCGACAGCACATTTTATGGGGTCTTTCTGAACAATGCACCGTATGGATCGCCAACACCCTGGTTTCACGGGCAAGTGATCGATATGGTTTTTATTGATGTCTGGGAGGGATTTATTCCTGAATGGGTCCCTGTTTGGGGCGGACAGTACTATTCTACGCCAATTTTCAACATTGCTGATTCCTGTATCTTTATTGGTGTCTGCCTGATTCTGCTATTTCAGCGTCGTTTTTTTGGTGGCCATACGATCGAAGACGGATTATTGCCCATATCGGGGCCTGATGCTACCCAGGCAGAGGTTTTACCAATGTCTGAACTGGCTGACGATGAACAGCACGAACATCAATCTAACGATGTTGATGAGCCATCGGCTGCGACAGATAAAGAGGATGAATTAAAAGCCTCTGCTTCACCCGAGTCGTCAGAATCTGTTATATCGGAAGAGCAAAAGGATCGGGATTAA
- a CDS encoding NAD(P)/FAD-dependent oxidoreductase, which translates to MLQFDKLSLNIPDTAKPRVVIIGGGFGGMNLAKSLKGKDVQVVLFDKQNYNGFWPLLYQVATAGLEPDAIAEPFRKMFDGHTDFHYRMVRVNKIDPATKTVTTLIGDLHYDYLVIATGSKSNFFGNEQIQKYSFPLKTIPEALNVRSQFLQCFEQASVTTDSAERQSLLTFVIAGAGPTGVEMAGSLAEMRKHVLPNDYPGLDFSEMKIYIVEGLGKVLPPMSDEAGQKAQRYLEDLGVVIKLNTLVESYDGETVTFKGGEQIKTQTLVWGAGVTGALIEGIPAESIEKGRILVDPINRIQGMTDVFAIGDIAFMKLEKYPKGHPGVAQPAIQQGVHLAKNLRRLMKNEPTEPFEYFDKGSLAIVGRSRAVADLPGNVHLGGFIAWMAWLFVHIWYLVGFRSKLIVFSNWIYRLFTYQRGTRIIIRPFVRKDDKVGQEIMLKNEMS; encoded by the coding sequence ATGCTTCAATTCGATAAACTTTCGCTCAACATACCCGATACGGCTAAACCGCGCGTCGTCATTATAGGTGGAGGGTTCGGCGGCATGAATTTAGCCAAGAGCCTGAAAGGTAAGGATGTGCAGGTAGTGTTGTTCGATAAACAAAATTATAACGGTTTCTGGCCGTTGCTGTATCAGGTAGCAACTGCCGGTCTGGAGCCGGATGCCATCGCCGAACCTTTCCGAAAGATGTTCGATGGACACACCGACTTTCATTATCGGATGGTGCGGGTCAACAAGATTGATCCTGCCACCAAAACAGTGACTACGCTGATCGGTGACCTGCATTACGATTACCTGGTTATTGCTACTGGATCGAAATCTAATTTTTTCGGGAATGAGCAAATCCAGAAATACTCATTCCCGCTTAAAACCATTCCGGAAGCCCTCAACGTCAGGAGTCAGTTTCTCCAATGTTTTGAACAGGCCAGCGTCACTACCGATTCGGCGGAACGACAAAGTCTACTGACGTTCGTCATTGCCGGGGCGGGACCAACCGGTGTTGAAATGGCAGGATCACTGGCCGAAATGCGTAAACACGTCCTGCCAAACGATTATCCTGGACTCGATTTCAGTGAGATGAAAATCTATATCGTGGAGGGCTTAGGCAAGGTATTGCCGCCTATGTCGGATGAAGCGGGACAGAAAGCACAACGTTATCTCGAAGACCTTGGTGTTGTTATTAAATTAAATACGCTGGTCGAATCGTACGATGGCGAGACGGTAACCTTCAAAGGTGGAGAACAGATTAAAACCCAGACACTGGTATGGGGCGCTGGTGTTACAGGAGCACTGATTGAGGGGATTCCAGCCGAATCCATTGAAAAAGGACGAATTCTGGTCGATCCCATTAATCGTATCCAGGGGATGACCGATGTATTTGCCATCGGGGATATTGCCTTTATGAAGCTGGAAAAATACCCGAAAGGCCACCCCGGCGTTGCCCAGCCTGCAATTCAGCAGGGCGTTCATCTGGCCAAAAATCTGCGTCGACTAATGAAGAACGAGCCTACTGAGCCATTCGAATACTTCGATAAAGGATCGCTGGCCATTGTTGGGCGCAGTCGTGCCGTAGCCGACTTACCGGGCAATGTGCACCTCGGCGGGTTCATTGCCTGGATGGCCTGGCTGTTTGTTCACATCTGGTATTTAGTGGGGTTCCGTAGTAAACTGATCGTTTTCAGCAACTGGATCTATCGGCTCTTCACCTATCAGCGCGGAACCCGGATCATTATTCGGCCTTTCGTTCGAAAAGACGATAAGGTTGGGCAGGAAATTATGCTAAAAAATGAAATGAGTTAA